In a genomic window of Cydia fagiglandana chromosome 8, ilCydFagi1.1, whole genome shotgun sequence:
- the LOC134666426 gene encoding transient receptor potential cation channel protein painless, which produces MPRDTYEMNSRQLSRGSSLFGTDPQIQLRTALRTNDFPTFKKLVGYGAVDLEFVNPYPDHKTCLEIAITEPNKNEFVKLLLQHEVQVNRVNETHACAPIHFAVEYGNIEALKLLLDDDRIDVNIKSKGNTALLMAIKKIEDLEDDRERDLATYEDMIELLLKAGCDANAPDLKGVTPVYSAAKQGLERVITFIIDYAQTPVDIDTYKDRRGKTARYFLKEAFPHLVDKFDTEVEVINVDKVFSYLSRHDENGFIRDFTKLVKKNDHRQALAANNGIFTMLQFATDKGLERTVETLLNAGADPNATCSGETMRPVALACKNGYCKILKMFVDNESTLFEPVNGESLVQITVKGMRSYSNNPKADFNGCLELLLKNPKININVNYADNKNNTALHYAARNGDNETVLELLRHGACVGLRNAFDEPPLADINAKTLETYLDECITTNGERPSDDDYEIHMKYSFLVYPNNSVENELCKVPLIDASNNNVKECDAILAPETDALLYMTRNEELRPLLKHPVITSFLYLKWQRISCLFYANITFYSLLWLCLILYIILGYGAEKKQSASIEALNVVTHVGAAIGLILLIIRELFQLLVSPSRYLQSIENWMELFLIFVTAVIVCDNSAAESTKQQLSAVAILLSSAELVLLIGQFPTLSTNIVMLKTVSWNFFKFLLWYCILIIAFALSFYTLFRNEVKDEDKVAPDPNKTGKEDEEEDFFEDPGRSLFKTIVMLTGEFDAGSIKFGQFPITSHIIFMVFVFMIPIVLFNLLNGLAVSDTQEIRADAELVGHVSRVRLISYFESVLIGNTKPYSKPSACFACLPAWMQDLSIITPKTLCMRPFAKRISLFPHFLPKYRILVKPNKDNIIEIPRAEPLGKIGDDYEDIEGGGCCLEKCQNYKLDRKIVKNAKIVICKKNDVSEIDVLKTKIDELHKLLKESLQKR; this is translated from the coding sequence ATGCCGCGCGACACATACGAGATGAACTCCCGGCAGCTGTCCCGCGGGAGCTCGCTGTTCGGCACCGACCCGCAAATCCAGCTCCGGACCGCCCTGCGCACTAACGACTTCCCCACCTTCAAGAAACTAGTGGGCTACGGGGCCGTCGATCTCGAATTCGTCAACCCCTACCCCGACCACAAGACCTGCCTCGAGATAGCTATAACCGAACCGAACAAAAATGAATTCGTTAAACTGTTACTTCAGCACGAAGTCCAAGTCAACAGAGTTAACGAAACCCATGCTTGTGCTCCTATACATTTCGCCGTTGAATATGGCAATATTGAAGCGCTAAAACTATTGCTGGACGACGACAGAATTGACGTCAATATCAAAAGCAAAGGAAATACGGCTTTGCTGATGGCAATAAAGAAAATAGAAGATTTAGAGGATGACCGCGAGCGAGATCTCGCCACCTACGAGGACATGATAGAGCTTCTACTAAAAGCGGGGTGCGACGCGAACGCTCCAGACCTTAAAGGAGTAACTCCTGTATATTCGGCTGCAAAACAAGGGCTGGAACGAGTCATCACTTTTATCATAGATTACGCACAAACTCCCGTCGATATCGATACATACAAAGACAGACGCGGCAAAACAGCTCGATATTTCTTAAAAGAAGCATTTCCGCATTTAGTTGATAAATTCGATACGGAGGTAGAAGTGATCAACGTCGACAAAGTTTTCTCGTATTTAAGTCGACATGATGAAAACGGATTTATTCGCGACTTTACAAAACTCGTTAAAAAGAATGACCATCGCCAAGCATTAGCTGCTAATAATGGAATATTTACAATGTTACAGTTTGCAACAGACAAAGGGTTGGAAAGAACAGTTGAAACCTTGCTTAACGCAGGCGCAGACCCTAATGCCACGTGTTCGGGTGAGACCATGAGACCCGTAGCACTCGCTTGCAAAAATGGCTACTGTAAGATTCTGAAAATGTTTGTCGACAACGAATCTACCTTATTTGAACCAGTCAACGGCGAGTCATTAGTACAAATCACGGTAAAGGGAATGAGATCGTATTCAAACAATCCTAAAGCAGATTTTAACGGATGTTTGGAACtattacttaaaaatcctaagaTCAACATAAACGTCAACTATgctgataataaaaataacacgGCACTGCATTACGCCGCTAGGAATGGCGATAACGAGACAGTGTTGGAGCTGCTGCGGCACGGAGCGTGCGTCGGGCTGCGCAACGCCTTCGACGAACCGCCTCTAGCGGACATCAATGCGAAAACCCTGGAAACATACCTGGACGAATGCATTACAACCAACGGAGAGCGACCGAGCGACGACGACTACGAAATTCATATGAAATACAGCTTTTTAGTGTATCCTAACAACTCTGTCGAAAACGAACTCTGTAAAGTTCCTTTAATCGATGCGTCAAACAATAACGTGAAAGAGTGTGACGCCATCCTGGCCCCCGAAACAGATGCACTCCTTTACATGACGAGAAACGAAGAACTGAGGCCGCTCCTTAAGCATCCAGTTATAACCAGTTTTCTCTACTTGAAGTGGCAAAGAATAAGCTGCCTTTTCTACGCCAACATAACGTTCTATTCTCTTCTATGGTTGTGCTTGATTCTCTATATCATACTAGGATATGGTGCGGAGAAAAAACAATCCGCTTCCATTGAAGCACTGAACGTCGTTACACACGTGGGCGCGGCTATTGGATTGATACTTTTGATCATACGAGAATTATTTCAATTGTTAGTATCTCCGTCGAGATATTTGCAAAGCATAGAGAACTGGATGGAATTATTTCTGATATTTGTTACAGCGGTGATCGTCTGCGATAACTCCGCCGCAGAATCAACGAAGCAACAACTCTCTGCTGTGGCTATCTTATTGTCATCTGCCGAATTGGTCCTTCTAATCGGCCAGTTTCCGACTCTATCAACGAACATTGTCATGCTAAAGACAGTATCCTGGAACTTTTTCAAGTTTTTACTTTGGTATTGCATTTTGATCATTGCATTTGCATTGAGTTTTTACACATTATTCAGGAACGAGGTGAAAGACGAAGACAAAGTAGCACCGGACCCAAATAAAACTGGCAAAGAagacgaagaagaagatttcTTCGAAGATCCAGGAAGATCTCTGTTTAAAACTATCGTCATGTTGACAGGAGAATTTGACGCTGGTTCCATTAAATTCGGCCAATTCCCAATAACCAGCCATATTATATTCATGGTGTTTGTATTCATGATTCCGATTGTTCTATTTAATTTACTCAACGGTCTAGCCGTGAGTGACACACAAGAAATTAGAGCGGATGCCGAACTAGTAGGACACGTTTCTAGAGTGAGATTAATATCTTACTTTGAAAGTGTACTCATCGGAAACACCAAGCCGTACTCTAAGCCGTCCGCCTGCTTCGCTTGTCTGCCTGCTTGGATGCAGGATCTAAGCATAATAACACCAAAGACACTTTGCATGAGACCTTTTGCAAAACGTATATCTTTATTCCCGCACTTTTTGCCAAAGTATAGGATACTGGTAAAGCCGAACAAAGATAATATAATTGAGATACCACGCGCAGAGCCACTCGGGAAAATCGGTGATGACTACGAAGACATCGAGGGTGGCGGTTGCTGCCTCGAGAAATGCCAGAACTACAAACTCGATAGGAAGATTGTGAAAAACGCTAAGATCGTGATATGTAAGAAAAATGATGTGTCAGAAATTGATGTGTTGAAAACTAAAATAGATGAGCTACACAAATTGCTGAAAGAATCATTGCAAAAACGCTAG